The DNA segment ATAGCGAGGAAACCGAATTGATATTTTTTGTTCATCAGCTTGTAATTCGCATTCAACACCTTGTTTTCAGCCTTTTTCTCCAATATGGCGAGACCGACTACGCCCAGCGAGATAATCGTAATCCCCAGAACTTCGATCGTACGCAGGTGATGCGTGAAAAATATAAACAGCAAAATGGCCGTTACCGCGCCTGAAGAATTTTGCACAGGGGAGGAAATGGAAAGCTCCAGGTAACGCAAACCGACATAACCGATCGTCATCGATAATATGTAAAAGCCTGAAACAGGCAAATAGCGAAGCATATCGGCGGGGTTGAAGCTTAAGCCTAGGTACAATAAATAAATTGTGGCATGAATGCCCATTACCAGGCCGACCATCACTACGATCTTGAGATGGCTTGTCCGATCATGTCTGTCGGAGCCCCGTTTATAAAATAAATCAGCCCCGCCCCAAGCGAAGGCTGTTAATAGAGCGAATAAAAACCACATGATGCATTCTCCTTGTCCAATAAATTGCCGACAATC comes from the Bacilli bacterium genome and includes:
- a CDS encoding EamA family transporter, with translation MWFLFALLTAFAWGGADLFYKRGSDRHDRTSHLKIVVMVGLVMGIHATIYLLYLGLSFNPADMLRYLPVSGFYILSMTIGYVGLRYLELSISSPVQNSSGAVTAILLFIFFTHHLRTIEVLGITIISLGVVGLAILEKKAENKVLNANYKLMNKKYQFGFLAIFFPILYCLFDGLGTFADGIYLDELELISEDAALLAYEYTFFICAVAAFIYLKFIKKIPFNVFRERDKGSAAVLETAGQFFYVFAMADNAIIAAPMIASYSIFSVILSRIFLREKLTKLQYAVIAAVIFGIALLGIADEL